The sequence GGATTCTCCTTTCTACTTCTGTCCTGTGCTGACTCTATTCCTTTTTTCGTTAGATGAACAGAGTATTTGGTTGTTCCTGAGTCTGTAGGACCAGGAGCAGAGGCCAAGGCCCTCTCTGGGCTCTTTGAAGGACCCCGCGTCCAGCTCCAGGTGGGGGGATGTCACCCTTGGGTGTCACAGAGCAGGTGTGGGGCTTTGGCCTCAGAAGCAGTGTGGAGGACGTGCTCAGGCCCACGTGGCTCAGGACAGTTCCTCCCCTCCACGTCAGGGCCACAGCATTCTCCTGACAGGAAGAGGCTCCAGTGTCAGTGGTCTGAGCCAAGGTGCTTGCCTCACTGTGTGCTCTGTGTGGGGGCTTTTACACTTTGAGGAAAGTGCAGCTAGTGCAGCTAGGCCATGCCCCAGGAAGGTGTAGATGCTAGAAGTTGTAGCTCAATCCAAGTGCTGCAGCCCTGATCCGGTGGGGTCGCAGGGGCTTCCTCTCCAGAGAGAGCGGCAGAGAGGTGCTATGTCATCTTGGCCATCACACGCTTGGGGCCGTGGGCCAGCTTGCAGTTGGGTGTTGTTGAAAGTTCCATCCTGGAAAAATGTGTCCAGGCATGTGGTCCTGACCTGGAAGCCCCAGGACAGAGGGTGCTTCTTCCGGAGGTTCCTTATCTGTATTCCCTGGAGCCCCCCAGCCCTAGCCCTTGCCGCTCAGGGTGGGGGGGTCTCGGGGTCTTATCTTCAGACAGCCACATCTTAGggttgtgggggagggggtgcacCCAGCTGCCAGGCAGGCAGGGGTGTCCTCCAGCGTCCGGCCCAGGTGGGCCACCCAGTCTTCTCAAGTCCTGACCAGTGAGCCCCTGTGTGGTGCTGGTTCATGGGAACCACCTGGGCCGGCCAGCTCACTGGCCCACAGGTGGTCCCAAGGTTGTCACACTGTGTTCCTTACCCGCTTATTGAAGGCCCACAAGCCTTGAGGAAAGTAGCTGCTCCCGTTCACTCTGTCACCGTCAGCCCAGCACACGCTTCCCTCCCATATGGCCTCGTTTGGATGGTGGCTGTGCCCAGCAAATCTGACAGGGCTCTCAGACCCTAGGATCGTCCAGCAGGAAACCTCTGGGCCGTCGTCTGTGGCTCCTTCTCTTCCGGCACGGCTCAGAGCCCCTTGGGGTTGCCTCCAGGGACCGCAGCCGAGCAGGAAAAGCACATAATGACAGCAGGGGCCGGGCCTGGTGGTGGGGGCCCCACCTGACCACTGTCTCTGGCCCCTGCAGCTCGCTGCCGCAGGTGAAGACCCGGAGCGGCTCCCCCTCGGAGGCAAGGCCGCTGGAGAAGCAGGACGGGGAGCTTGGGGAGCCCGACCCTGAGCAGAAGAGGAGCCGGGCGCGTGAGCGCAGGCGCGAGGGCCGCTCTAAGACCTTCGACTGGGCCGAGTTCCGCCCTATCCAGCAGGCCTTGGCCCAGGAGAGGGCTGGTGGCTCTCGGGCCGAGGCAGAACCCGGGGAGCTAGAGCGGGAGCGCGCACGACGACGGGAGGAGCGGCGCAAGCGCTTTGGGACGCCGGATGTGGAGGGGCCCAGTGCAGAGGATGCGGCCCTGCGCATGGAGGTCGACCGGGGCCTGGGGCCGCCCACTGCTGCTGAGCTCAGGACCCAGAATGTGCATGTGGAGATCGAGCAGCGCTGGCATCAGGTGGAGACCACCCCTCTCCGGGAGGAGAAGCAGGTGCCCATCGCCCCCCTGCACCTGTCCTCTGAGGATGGCAGCGACCGACTCACCACGCCCGAGCTGACCTCGCTGCTGGAGAAGGAGGTAGCCGCCAGGGCGGGTGGGCGGGCTGGCTGACTCCATGCAGCCCCCTTTCTTGGCCCCCTCTGTGCCCAAGAGTATAGGAACTGTGGGCCTAGGCCCAAGGGCTTGTAGACCCCTCAGCAAACCAGGCACACAGACAGGTCCCAGATAAGTACTGGGGGGAGGGCTGGGTCGGGGGAGGTGCACACCAGGCCTTTCCATAGACCAGAGGGGTGGGTACTGCCATTGAAAGCCAGTGGggccagaggtgggggtggggtggggtgtctgTTTTACCTGCCCTGTTTCTGGGGTGCACTGGCGGAGAGGACAGTGAGCTGGCAGGCTCCTGTCTGGGCACAGCAGCCTGGCATCCTGGGTGAGCCCTGAGGGGTGTACATGGCCGGCCTGCCTGCTGATTCAGATGTGCTCTTTACTTTGGAGGCTGATGAAACCATAGGCTGGGTACCTGGCCTGCCTTCACCTCTCATCTTATTAGATTCATGAGGCTGatatttaccactagcatcaaCACTTTTCTATGCCTGTTAATACAATAAAAGAGGCAAAACAGAGTAAGTTAACAGTCCAAAATGAGATTGCTCTAAACAGCTGGACTGTAGGTCAGCAGGCCACACACACTGGACTCTGAGACTGTTTCAGACAGCAGGGTTTGATACGAAGGTCCCCATGCTAGTCAGCACAGCCTGCTGTGCACCCAGCTCCCCACTGAccagggccctgcagctagaAAGGGGCAGCAGGCGACAGCTGGACTCACAGCTGCTAGGAGCCACATCCTCACCAACGTGATTTTATACAAAATCCATTGTGTCCAGCTGGTCGAAGGGGGTTCTGTAGGAACTGAGGTGTAGAGCCTGGCACAAGGCCTGCCTGGAGCAGCACAGGCCTGTTTGGCCATGCTGAGGACACCCAAAGGACCCAGTGGGCAGTCTTCCCTCAGACACAGGCATGGAGGCCTTGTTCCTGTAGGGCCTGGCCTGGTGCAGCCCCCAGCAGCTGGAAGCTAGTGGCGCCCATGCAGACTCGGCCTGAGCTGAACCGTTGGTGCAGTGTAGACCCGAGAAGTGCACCTGCCGGCGAGCTCCACCACTCTGTACCGGGAGGACCACGAGGGCCATGCTGCGCTGCCCCTGACCACTGCTGCCATCCTGCTTCACACGTATGTCTTTCTGCCCGCAGTTGGAGCAAAGCCAGAAGGAGGCCTCAGACCTTCTGGAACAGAACCGACTGCTGCAGGACCAGTTGAGGGTGGCTCTGGGCCGGGAGCAGAGCGCCCGGGAGGGCTATGTGTTGCAGGTAGGGCTGAGGGGCTGCCACCCTCTGGGCACCCACGGGCTTCATGTGCAGGACCCAGGCAGGCTAGGAATGTGCAAAAACCAGTGCCAGGCTCCAGGGCCCTCTGTTGCAGGAGCAGGCACTCTGGACAGTGTGCTTCTGCTGCTCATACAACATTGGGAGAATCTGATGAACCCTCTACAGCTAaggctcttttgttttttaataaaataattctagTTGTCTTTATCTTCAGCTTTCATAGAGcccaacatatatttattaatcaATGTCACATGTTTGCAAGTCATTTCTAACTTCACAAGAAGAGCGTTAGTCTTATTTTACAGAAGACACTGAGGAACAGGCCTCCTTAGGATCCTCCCAGGTGCCTCCTTAGGATCTGCCTGTGGCAGAGCTAGGACtggtcccctcccccagccatgTCTGTGCCCCACCCACGGGGCAGCCTGGGACTGTCCCCTTGCCTAGCAGCCCCACATCTTACTTTCTGACGAGCCTGAGGTTTGAGGGGGAAACACAGCTGCCCATTCCTGAGCCAAGAGTCCAGACCCATTGTCTCCCGCAGAGGTCTCTGTGCCAGAGTGCCGGCCGCCAGGTGGTTTCAGGGAGCCGTGGGTGTCTCACAGGCAGGAGGGCATCTGGGCAGGGCAGACTGGTGTGAACTGCGCGTCCCGCAGTGCTTCAGGCCCTGCTCCATTCTGGGGTCCAGCACTCCACTGCCCCCTTAGCAGATGTGTGGTGGGGAGAGGTAACAGACAGGTGAGCTTGAGCTCCAGGAAGGGCAAAGCTGGATGGTGGGGCTGAGAACGTAAGTCTCGTCATGCAAGGCTGAGGGCGCCGCAGTCCAGTCCGGGtcctgcaccccctcccccagcacaagGTTCCTTGTCTGTGTAGACCAAGACACGGTCCCAGAGGGCACCCCTGACTCTCCAGGGCCCTGAGTTGCTGTGATACATCTCTGCATCTGCAGACCGCAGCACACTGGTTTCCTTGGTCCGGTGGACTTTTGGGACAGTCTGTCCTGCCCCTCTTCACAACACCCTCTGGTGGATgttttttctgctttcctttcccCCCAGCTTTGGCCTCAGCCCTAGGCACCCCGTGTGCCCTggaccctcctcccagcccttcaGCCGTAGTTGTTGCCATGCCCAGTTCAGACCCTGAGGCCCTGGGACCTAGTGTGGGGACACCCCTCTTTCCTGCACATGTCACTCCAGGACTTTCTGGGACATCTGTGCAGAGACCCTGCAGGTTTGGGGAGTTCCTTTTTAAACCCCGGTTGGGCTGCCAGGCCGAGAAGATCCTGGCAGCAGATTTTGCACATTGCTAACCTTAGAACCCACCTGTGTCTGACCTGGATGGTTGCATGAGCCTGGCCCCAGGCCAGATATGTTAATACTTCCCTCCCAGGTCAGAGGGCAGTTACTCTTAACCTCCCTTTGCTTTCACACTGCTTATGATCTCAAGTCTGGGTGAGCGAGGAGGGCCTCTGGGGTTCAGGGTGAGGAGGGTCATGGTGGCGGGTGGGTGCCGTGCTCCCGGCCGGGAGGAGGAGCTGGCATGTGTGGCCGTGGAGTGTCTCTTAACTTACGTAACTGAGTGTCACACCTGTGGCTTCCCCGCCAGCGTACCTCAAGGGAGCCATGGGCAGGCCAGTTCTGAGGCTGAGCTGTTCTCACTCCCTTCATGTTCTTGTTTTTTCCTCCGTTAATTAGTTCTGTCTGTTCTGCATGCCTTTCAGTTTGAGGAGTTTTGTttcaattgttttattttctgcatgCTTCACTTTGTTATTTTGAACTCCACAAAGGTTTGTTAACTCTCATGTTTTACTCCATGGTTTCCGTTCCCCCTCGTTTTGTCTTCTTGCAGGTAGAGGTTAGTTCTTCCTGTCACTGTGGAGGACAGGCGCCACCTCCCACAGGAGTGTCTCGGATGTCACCTCACTGACGTCCACCAGCGGTGCCGCCCTTCCTTCTCCTGTCCCAGAAGGAAGGGGCAGCGTGTCGGGTGCTGCGCTCTTGTGGGGTTTGTGGTCTAGAGTCATGTGCCTTTTGTTTCGCAAAACAAATGATGCTCTGCTCTGCTCCTACCCGCGCCTCCTGCCAGAGTCTCTCGTCCCGCAGTCTTCGTTTGCTTACCACTGTGCTCCATTGTTCAGTTTTGTTTGGTTTATTTCTCCTAGAAGCTGTGCAGTTAGAGCTGTTTTGATGTTACTGTTCATGTTTTCTGTTTATCTGGAAACAGCTGCTTACCAAAAAAATTGAGatgatttgttatttttttaaatggggggaaaaattgTGCAAAGGATAAAAGACAGACCCATAAAGGAGCCTTTCTGTGTTTGACCCTGGCCAGAGGTGTGACACTCAGAACTGGGAGGCCGAGTGTTACTAACTCGTGTTTCATCGGTTTTTTTAAGACCGAAGTGGCTACCTCCCCGTCTGGCACCTGGCAGAGGCTCCACAGAGTCAACCAGGATCTGCACGGCGAGCTGGAGGCCCAGTGCCAGCGCCAGGAGCTCATCACACGGCAGATTCAGGCCCTGAAGCGCAGCTACGGGGAGGCCAAGGATGCGATCCGGCACCACGAGGCCGAGATCCGGAGCCTCCAGGCGCGGCTGGGCAACACCACCGCTGAGCTGGCCATCAAAGAGCAGGCGCTGGCCAAGCTCCAGGGCGAGCTGAGGCTGGAGAAGGACAAGGTGCGTGAGCAGCTGGAGGAGCGGCAGCATAGTGAGGCCGCGCTCAATGCCCAGCTGCGCGCCAGCGAGCGGAAGCTGCAGAGTGCAGAGGCCCTGCTGCTGGGCAGGACGCAGGAGCTGCGGGACCTGGAGCGGCAGCAGGCGCTGCAGCGGGACCGGCACAAGGAGGTACAGCAGTTGCAGGAGCGCATCGCCGACCTCAGCCAGCAGCTGGGCGCTAGTGAGCGGGCCCAGAGGCTGATGGAGGAGAAACTGCAGAGAAACTACGAGCTGCTGCTGGGGAGCTGCGAGCGGGAGAAGCAGGAGCTGCTGCGGAGCCTGGCGGAGGCAGAGGACAGGGCCCGCGCCTTCGAGGGGCGGCTGCAGGAACACGAGCACCGGGTGGAGGCGCTGCAGGAAGAGAAGCTGAGCGCCGGGTCTGAGGGCAGCGAGGCGGTGCAGCGGCTGGAACAGCAGCTGGAGATGAAGGAGGCTAGCATCCAGAAGCTGGCCGAGCATGTGCAGAGCCTGCGGGATGAGCGCGATCTGACGCAGCAGCGCCTCCAAGAGCTGCTGGGCCGCATCACCCTGTCCGATGGGGATGTGGCTGCACTGCAGGAGAAGCtgagggggagggaggctgaCTACCAGAGCCTGGAGCACTCCTTCAGGAGGGTGGCCGGCCAGCTCCAGGGCGCACACACTCGGCTccaggaaaaggaggaggagctGCGGCGCCTGCAGGACGCGCACGAGAAGGTGCTGGAGAGGGAGGGACAGGGCCTGCAGCAGGCTCTGCTGGGGACGTCCGCCCTGGGGAGCAGCCTAGATGAGGCAGACGGGaagctccaggcagagggagagatCGAACGGCAACTGGCCACAGAGTCTCTGGAGGATACTGAGGACATCCTTGCTCATGTGGGCCTGCAGTGCCAGACTGCCGACATGCCTCCAGGCCTGCCCTGTTCAGGGCTGGAGGATGTGGCCccaggggaggagctgggggacAGCAGCTCCAGCAGAGAAGAGAGCATGGTGCTCCTGAGGTCAGAAGTGTCCTCAAAACCTGACCAGGGAGTACCTGGCGTTAAGAGGCAAAGAATCCGATTCTCCACAATCCAGTGTCAGAAGTATACCCACCCTGACGGGTGCGAGAAGACTGGGGCCAGCAGCGTGTCCTCGGACACCAGTCAGGAGCGCTCACCCTCGGAGGAAAGTATGTCATCAGAGGCTACCCCCAGCTCGCTTCCCATGCCCAGCGACCCGGACgcttacctgtccatcatccACTCCCTGGAGACCAAGCTCTACGTCACTGAGGAGAAGCTCAAAGGTGTGACGGCGAGGCTGGAGAGCCAGCAGGGCCAGAGCCAGGAGGCCCTGCTTGCACTGCACCAGCAGTGGGCCAGCACCGAGGCGCGGCTCTGCGAGCAGCTCCGAGCCAGCTTGCTCCAGGTCACTGCGCTGGCTGCCCAGCTGGAGCAGGAGAGACAGGCCAGGGCGGAGGCGGTCGAGTGCCATGTTGGGGAGCTCAACGACTTCCAGGTGAAAAACAGCCAGGCTCTGGCTTGCCTGGAGAGCTGTCGAGAACAGCTGCGGTCCCTGCCAGGAGACGCAGGAGCAGGGCCCTTGGCTGGTCTGGAGAGCCTGCTCGTGGGTGCTGTCCAGGCCCTGCGTCCCCGGGCATCTTCCACGGGGGAAGCAGCCTTCTCGGAGGAGGAGAAGGTCCCATCCCTGCAGCTGCCACACATGCTGACGCTGAGCGAGCAGGAGCAGCTGCAGCTCATCTCTGAACAGATCGCTCTGGAAGCCTCCCTCATAGACCAGATCGCAGACTCGCTACGGAACACAACATTGGACATGTCGCAGGTCTTCCTGGAGATCGCTCAGTCAAGACGGTGGCCGCTGGAGTCTGAAAGTGCTGTGGTCTGTCCAGAGGCCCCAGCAGATGCCTGGGCCAAGAAGGTGCTGGTGGATGGAGAGTTCTGGAGCCAGGTCGAGTCCCTGAGCCGGCACCTGGAGATGCTGGGCGGAGAGGCAGCCAGCGCCTCAGGAGGCAGGCAGTCGTGTGCCcggccggccccggccccggcccctgcCCTGGCGGACGCCACGTGGGTCAGGGCCGAGCTCAGTCTCGCCGCATGCTCGATGAGGGAGTCCCTCCACCGCAGGCTCCGGAGCACCCAGGAGACCCTCCAGGGGACACAGGCGGCCTTGCAGCAGCATAAGTGCATGCTGCAGGAGGTCCTGGGGGCCTATCGGACCCCTGCCTTTGAGAGGGTGATGCAGCAGGTCTCGGAAGCCCTGCAGCTTCCGCTGGGCACCAGAGACGGTGACCAGGTGTCCTGGGCCGGGCGCCCGCCGGTAGAAGCACCAAGTCATCAGGACCCAGCCGGCTCCCTGGCTTTTCCCTTGTCCAGCCAGAGTTCTGGGGTCTTAGCTGCTATTCAGGAGGAGCTCGCCCTGCAGCTTAAAGATAAGGCCAGTCTCCTGGGGGAGATTTCTGCCTCCCTAACCTCGCTTCCCTCTGTGGAGGCACTTGGAGACTGTCGGAAGCTCCTCCAGGTGTCCCAGCATCTCTCGCGCCGTGCTTGTCTGGGAGGCCTCGGCCAGTATTCTTTATTAGTTCAGGATGCGATTCTTCAGGCTCAGGTGTGTTATGCAGCCTGCAGGATCCGGCTCGAGTATGAGAATGAGCTCCGGGGCTACAAGGAGTCCTGGCTGGGCCAGGGGGCCCCCTACCAGGGGCATGAGCAGGCCTCGGGGGCCCTGCAGGAGGAGTCCGAGGAGCTTCTCCGCAAGCAGAAGGGCGAGTACTTGGACGTGCTTGCCTTTGCCCAAAGGGAGAACGTGGAACTTCAGACCAAGGTCGCCCAGCTGGGCCAGCAGCAGGGGTGTCTGGAGTTGGCGCACGGCGAGCGCCTGGCTGCCCCAGCAGAGCAGTTCAAGGAGGAGGTCCACGTGGAGGGCGTGCTGCACGCTGCACGTGGCAGGGCCCGGGGCCAGCCTGACGCCGGGGCCAGGGCCGAGCAGGACCTGGGGGGGCGGCCTGCGGAGCAGGTGCAGGCCCTGGAGGCCAGGTTCCAGCTCAAGGTGAGAGAGCTCCAGACCATCCATGAGGAGGAGCTGCGGGCCCTGCAGGAGCACTACTCGCAGACCCTGCGGTGCCTGCAGGAAACTCTGGGCCACTACCAGGGCCAGCCCCTCTCCGGCTCACCAGCTGAGGGCGAGGCTGAGTCCATGGCGGGGCTGAGGGAGCGCGTCCAGGAGCTAGAGGCACAAGTGGACATCCTGCGGGAGGAGCTGGAGCACAAGGACCCGTCGGGCGGCGTGGCCTCGCTGCAGGAGGAGCGCCAGAGGGACTTGGAGAGCCTCAAGGTCTCAAAGCAGAGCGGTCGGGGTGGAGCTGGGACAGGGTTCTTAGCTCCAAATATGCTGTTCCCCCTTGACTGCCTGTGGGCTTCAGGGGGTCTCAGCAGAGCCCAGTGGGgggccccaccctcacctccaggCTGTGCTGCAGGCCTGGACTTGGTGAGCTTCCTCTCCTAACTGTCCTGGGAGTGTAAAGTCGGACTTCTCAAAGGACAGGGGTGTTTGCCACACAGTGTCAAGGGCcacttcccacctccccccccaggGGCCGCGTCCAGTGGGGAACCTTGTGCAGGAATGGTTGTTTTCTCAAGGAGATGCAGCCTTCCTTTCTCCATGGTTTGGAGAAGTGACCTTCCCCCAGCACATCCATCCTGTTTCACACCCCGCCTTGGTGGGCAGGATGCCATGGCCCTGGCCTGTCCAGGTGACGTTCCCAGCCCCGGAGCATTCAGCTGTGTGGCACTGCCTGGGCTTTGGGCCGCCTGCTCTTGGGCTTCTCGCCACACAAATGCAGTAAATGCCAGGCTCCTCATGTGTCCCCCTTCCTCTAGCCGGCACTACGTCCAGTGCTGAGGTGGCTGTGCTGCTGTGATAAGCATTTGGGCATTAGCAGGCACTTTGGCACCTGCCAGGCTGTTTCTATTGCCTTTTCCCAAATCAGTCCAAACCTTTTGAAAGCCATTCTGAATCCCGAGGAAGCTTCAAGGGCTGATGGAAAGTGCTGCACGGTCCTATGCAGTCAGGGCACACCAGCAAGGCGTTTGAAAGTAACGTCCCAGCTGCTTCCCCTGACACTCAGGGTCTGCATGGGAGGCAACTTAGACGAGGTGCGGACCGGCCTCTTGTGCAGTtggcctgaagtcaggaaggaagAAGCACCTGTGCTGATGTGGGCGCATGCTGGGCCCCTGAAGGGATGTAGGCCAGGCTGGGGACTTGGGTAGCATTCTCTGTCCTGAGTCTGTTCTCGTTGGGTCCTGTGAGACACAGGAATTACAACTAAACTGCCCTCCTGGGTGCCGGGCTGACGGCAGTCACTTGAGGGAGACTGGGGTCTCGGTTCCTCTCCTGATAGCTGCAAGCTGGTGCCTTTTCTGGCAACTCTGCACAGTAGTCATCAAGGAACCGATTGACCCCAGGGTTTACTGTCTTAAAAGTTAGAATTGTATTTACAGATTAACATATGCTATCCAAGGAGCTACCTGAGTGTT comes from Muntiacus reevesi chromosome 18, mMunRee1.1, whole genome shotgun sequence and encodes:
- the MPRIP gene encoding myosin phosphatase Rho-interacting protein isoform X3 — its product is MSAAKENPCRKFQANIFNKSKCQNCFKPRESHLLNDEDLTQAKPIYGGWLLLAPDGTDFDNPVHRSRKWQRRFFILYEHGLLRYALDEMPTTLPQGTINMNQCTDVVDGEGRTGQKFSLCILTPEKEHFIRAETKEIISGWLEMLTVYPRTNKQNQKKKRKVEPPTPQEPGPAKMAVTSSSSSIPSAEKVPTTKSTLWQEEMRAKDQPDGSSLSPAQSPSQGQPPAASTLREPGLEGRDEESTTSGDRVDCGRKVRVESGYFSLEKTKQDVKAEEQQLPPPLSPPSPGAPTNRYSDFSPPSCEPGHPLPPPGPQPLARTVCSSSFNSLDVASHPPAHVDSGSAGGWGAERLGRAYAFKASRQYATLADVPKAIRISHREAFQVERRRLERRTRARSPGREEVARLFGNERRRSQVIEKFEALDTEKAEHMETNLSAGPSASTDTRQGRSEKRAFPRKRDLPSEAPLPDASASPLSPHRRAKSLDRRSTESSLTPDLLNFKKGWLTKQYEDGQWKKHWFVLADQSLRFYRDSVAEEAADLDGEIDLSTCCDVTEYPVQRNYGFQIHTKEGAFTLSAMTSGIRRNWIQTIMKHVHPTSAPDVTSSLPQVKTRSGSPSEARPLEKQDGELGEPDPEQKRSRARERRREGRSKTFDWAEFRPIQQALAQERAGGSRAEAEPGELERERARRREERRKRFGTPDVEGPSAEDAALRMEVDRGLGPPTAAELRTQNVHVEIEQRWHQVETTPLREEKQVPIAPLHLSSEDGSDRLTTPELTSLLEKELEQSQKEASDLLEQNRLLQDQLRVALGREQSAREGYVLQTEVATSPSGTWQRLHRVNQDLHGELEAQCQRQELITRQIQALKRSYGEAKDAIRHHEAEIRSLQARLGNTTAELAIKEQALAKLQGELRLEKDKVREQLEERQHSEAALNAQLRASERKLQSAEALLLGRTQELRDLERQQALQRDRHKEVQQLQERIADLSQQLGASERAQRLMEEKLQRNYELLLGSCEREKQELLRSLAEAEDRARAFEGRLQEHEHRVEALQEEKLSAGSEGSEAVQRLEQQLEMKEASIQKLAEHVQSLRDERDLTQQRLQELLGRITLSDGDVAALQEKLRGREADYQSLEHSFRRVAGQLQGAHTRLQEKEEELRRLQDAHEKVLEREGQGLQQALLGTSALGSSLDEADGKLQAEGEIERQLATESLEDTEDILAHVGLQCQTADMPPGLPCSGLEDVAPGEELGDSSSSREESMVLLRSEVSSKPDQGVPGVKRQRIRFSTIQCQKYTHPDGCEKTGASSVSSDTSQERSPSEESMSSEATPSSLPMPSDPDAYLSIIHSLETKLYVTEEKLKGVTARLESQQGQSQEALLALHQQWASTEARLCEQLRASLLQVTALAAQLEQERQARAEAVECHVGELNDFQVKNSQALACLESCREQLRSLPGDAGAGPLAGLESLLVGAVQALRPRASSTGEAAFSEEEKVPSLQLPHMLTLSEQEQLQLISEQIALEASLIDQIADSLRNTTLDMSQVFLEIAQSRRWPLESESAVVCPEAPADAWAKKVLVDGEFWSQVESLSRHLEMLGGEAASASGGRQSCARPAPAPAPALADATWVRAELSLAACSMRESLHRRLRSTQETLQGTQAALQQHKCMLQEVLGAYRTPAFERVMQQVSEALQLPLGTRDGDQVSWAGRPPVEAPSHQDPAGSLAFPLSSQSSGVLAAIQEELALQLKDKASLLGEISASLTSLPSVEALGDCRKLLQVSQHLSRRACLGGLGQYSLLVQDAILQAQVCYAACRIRLEYENELRGYKESWLGQGAPYQGHEQASGALQEESEELLRKQKGEYLDVLAFAQRENVELQTKVAQLGQQQGCLELAHGERLAAPAEQFKEEVHVEGVLHAARGRARGQPDAGARAEQDLGGRPAEQVQALEARFQLKVRELQTIHEEELRALQEHYSQTLRCLQETLGHYQGQPLSGSPAEGEAESMAGLRERVQELEAQVDILREELEHKDPSGGVASLQEERQRDLESLKATCERGFAAMEETHQKKIEDLQRQHQRELEKLREEKDRLLAEETAATISAIEAMKNAHREEMERELEKSQRSQISSVNADVEALRRQYLEELQSVQRELEVLSEQYSQKCLENAHLAQALEAERQALRQCQRENQELNAHNQELNNRLAAEISRLRTLLTGDAGGEAAGSPLTQGKDAYELEVLLRVKESEIQYLKQEISSLKDELQTALRDKKYASDKYKDIYTELSIVRAKADCDVSRLKEQLKAATEALGEKSPENPPVSGYDIMKSKSNPDFLKTDRSCVGRQLRGLRSKSLKEGLTVQDRLKLFESRDLERD